Proteins encoded in a region of the Salmo trutta chromosome 34, fSalTru1.1, whole genome shotgun sequence genome:
- the LOC115173213 gene encoding G-protein coupled receptor 3-like — protein MMTQNDSDIWFEESSGSGMTSPLSQLDQSDPTTIPEASPLSLWGVALCVSGTLIVSENTIVVVAILATPSLRAPVFLLLTSLALADLLAGVAVILHFLFLFCVEPTDWSDLMTSGLLATSLTASLLSLMGVALDRYLSLSHALTYGSRHSRRCAAGLLALVWLGSCLIGSGPMLGWHCLNDITSCSVARPLTRTYLSLLCGGFLLVVMVTLQLYTGICRVARRHAHAIATQRHFLPDDQSYNSKHGGRGKGLSRLLLVLGVFVSCWTPFALYGLLGDASSSPLYTYATLVPAAGNSLLNPLLYSLRNRDIRKVLLHACCPHRHTHNTHRPVDV, from the coding sequence aTGATGACCCAGAATGACTCGGACATCTGGTTCGAGGAGTCTTCAGGTTCAGGGATGACTTCGCCCCTTTCCCAGCTGGACCAATCAGATCCCACAACGATTCCTGAGGCCTCTCCTCTCAGCCTATGGGGAGTGGCACTGTGCGTCTCCGGAACCCTCATTGTGTCCGAGAACACCATTGTAGTGGTGGCCATCTTGGCCACGCCTTCTCTCCGTGCTCCTGTCTTCCTGCTCCTCACCAGCCTGGCATTGGCCGACCTGCTGGCGGGCGTGGCCGTGATCCTccacttcctcttcctgttctGTGTGGAGCCCACGGATTGGTCAGATCTGATGACGTCAGGGCTTCTGGCGACATCACTGACCGCCTCCCTCCTCAGCCTGATGGGCGTGGCCCTGGACCGTTACCTGTCGCTAAGCCACGCCCTCACCTACGGCTCCCGCCACTCGCGTCGATGCGCCGCTGGTCTGCTGGCACTCGTCTGGCTGGGGTCATGTCTGATCGGCTCGGGCCCGATGCTGGGGTGGCACTGCCTCAATGACATCACATCCTGTTCCGTGGCGCGACCCCTGACCCGGACGTACCTGTCGTTGCTTTGTGGCGGCTTCCTGCTGGTCGTCATGGTAACGCTGCAGCTATACACCGGGATCTGCCGCGTCGCTAGGCGGCACGCCCACGCCATCGCCACGCAGAGGCACTTCCTGCCTGACGACCAATCGTACAACAGCAAGCACGGGGGCCGGGGGAAGGGCCTCTCTCGGCTGTTGTTAGTCCTCGGAGTGTTCGTCAGCTGCTGGACGCCCTTCGCCCTTTACGGTTTGCTGGGCGATGCATCTAGCTCGCCCCTGTATACGTACGCTACGTTAGTGCCGGCGGCGGGGAACTCTCTGCTCAACCCTCTGCTGTATAGCCTGAGGAACCGAGACATACGCAAGGTGCTGCTGCACGCCTGCTgtcctcacagacacacacacaacacacacaggcctgTTGACGTGTAg